In Coccidioides posadasii str. Silveira chromosome 4, complete sequence, one genomic interval encodes:
- a CDS encoding uncharacterized protein (EggNog:ENOG410PJAD~COG:S), with protein MYTSSASVQGSINGLGSDLIDGSGTINPAALNNPATLHSSPLAAPASSTPTSDAHINATATSIPAADNAHANSPILTRGIKRGRSADPYDEQRGEHEAVEDGTSATYEQVRRKRGRPPKHSRPSGSTPTSSPLASQKQTKGPLTQQPQTPQLSAQRLPTITGTPVSQSSPPPRPTPTKPVIKALPTVRDHTTDQLSADGDEYIPKEFDASGEKKVDTLGYLQDGRTYKCRTFRVYNRGNKLFMLATECARVLGYRDSYLLFNKNRSLFKIIASQEEKDDLISQDILPYSYRSRQIAIVTAKSMFRQFGSRVVVNGRRVRDDYWESKARKQGFTEEDLAGEKRPGGAKAREAAEAASAGTLPALGHGDVIYSNAPPPDGLVHAPGLPPGLATTLAPLPMINPVPTDDPRMREYSNIPRARQELTGQPYQDRIQTTATSELLNQATHTTDFSKALNQQRGFRGRGLEDSWFKSRDLPTSDQGLPSLSGQIEPNLASSQTLQSPQLTSSGMLTSTPITQQPQRVLTPQSSFPQSSMTPSIRGVSQGIRPEQLHHRAPLSSASTSQASLYTYAQPQQLWGQPPAQPMGAPQFNPQVHSQQSPSPHLPSHQSPRHLSRPAQSPQLHSQSQSHGQQNLVAVSYTGTTGAAYPSMPAARGAYSPANPNMGQSYLSGQNPQPNIGLGMVTSATLPGWSSTTTGGTLHSGQSQGGPTQSGWPNTF; from the exons ATGTACACCAGTTCCGCATCAGTACAGGGGTCCATAAACGGCCTTGGTAGCGACCTCATTGATGGTTCTGGCACCATCAACCCCGCAGCTCTCAATAATCCAG CCACCCTTCACTCCTCGCCTTTAGCCGCCCCAGCCTCTAGCACGCCAACAAGTGATGCCCATATCAACGCTACGGCCACAAGTATTCCCGCTGCTGATAATGCTCACGCAAACAGTCCTATTCTCACGCGAGGCATCAAACGCGGCCGTTCAGCCGACCCATACGACGAACAGCGCGGTGAGCATGAAGCTGTTGAGGATGGTACGTCGGCTACAT ATGAGCAAGTACGTCGTAAGCGAGGGAGACCCCCCAAACATTCGCGACCGTCTGGCTCGACCCCGACCTCAAGCCCATTAGCCTCCCAAAAACAAACCAAAGGCCCACTCACCCAACAGCCACAAACTCCGCAGCTGTCGGCACAGAGGCTCCCAACCATAACCGGCACACCTGTTTCGCAatcatctcctcctcccagACCAACACCAACGAAACCGGTCATCAAAGCGTTGCCCACTGTGAGAGATCATACGACCGACCAGTTAAGTGCGGATGGTGACGAGTATATACCCAAGGAATTTGACGCGAGTGGTGAGAAGAAAGTGGATACACTCGGATATCTTCAGGATGGTCGTACCTACAAATGCAGAACTTTCCGCGTGTATAATAGGGGGAACAAGCTGTTCATGTTGGCTACGGAATGTGCTCGAGTCTTGGGATATCGTGACTCTTACCTGCTCTTTAATAAAAATCGGTCGTTGTTCAAGATAATCGCTAGCCAGGAGGAAAAGGACGATTTGATCAGCCAAGATATCCTTCCATATTCATATCGATCACGCCAGATTGCAATTGTTACCGCGAAGTCAATGTTTCGCCAGTTTGGTAGTCGGGTTGTCGTCAACGGTCGACGAGTTCGCGACGATTATTGGGAAAGTAAAGCAAGAAAACAAGGCTTTACAGAGGAAGACTTGGCGGGAGAGAAGCGACCGGGAGGGGCTAAGGCAAGAGAAGCAGCTGAAGCTGCCAGTGCGGGAACTCTTCCGGCCCTTGGCCACGGGGATGTGATTTATAGCAACGCTCCCCCTCCAGACGGCTTGGTTCATGCGCCTGGATTGCCACCCGGTCTGGCAACGACTTTAGCCCCCCTTCCGATGATAAATCCTGTCCCAACGGATGATCCGCGGATGAGGGAGTATAGCAATATACCGCGAGCTAGACAGGAACTTACGGGACAGCCTTATCAGGATCGCATTCAAACTACGGCCACATCCGAGTTGTTAAACCAAGCAACCCACACAACCGATTTTAGCAAAGCCTTGAATCAACAACGAGGATTCCGTGGGAGAGGGCTGGAGGATAGCTGGTTCAAGTCGCGTGATTTGCCGACATCAGATCAGGGTCTACCATCCCTCTCCGGCCAGATCGAGCCAAATTTAGCCTCTTCCCAAACTCTCCAGTCTCCACAGTTGACTTCGTCCGGAATGCTTACATCGACCCCGATAACACAGCAGCCACAGCGTGTGCTCACCCCTCAGTCTTCTTTCCCTCAATCTTCAATGACACCATCGATCCGCGGAGTATCTCAAGGTATAAGGCCCGAACAGTTGCATCACCGCGCTCCCCTATCGTCTGCGAGTACGAGTCAAGCCTCGCTGTATACGTATGCCCAGCCTCAGCAATTGTGGGGTCAGCCGCCCGCTCAACCCATGGGAGCACCCCAGTTTAACCCTCAGGTTCATTCCCAGCAGTCGCCTTCTCCCCATTTACCGTCACATCAATCGCCGCGGCATTTAAGTCGTCCCGCTCAGTCTCCTCAATTGCATTCTCAGTCCCAGAGCCACGGTCAGCAAAATCTTGTCGCAGTTAGTTACACTGGCACTACAGGAGCTGCGTACCCATCAATGCCTGCTGCAAGAGGAGCTTATTCCCCGGCAAATCCAAATATGGGCCAGTCTTATCTCTCGGGTCAAAATCCACAACCAAACATAGGCCTAGGGATGGTTACAAGTGCGACACTTCCTGGTTGGTCATCAACTACTACTGGTGGTACTTTACACTCCGGCCAATCTCAGGGAGGCCCTACACAGAGCGGGTGGCCGAATACATTCTAA
- a CDS encoding uncharacterized protein (EggNog:ENOG410PTTM~COG:K~BUSCO:3421at33183), with amino-acid sequence MDYIHTPFPCGEHNVGPFIDPSVGYGVPASFTQCNPPTEPCFVSYSPSEFPGFPGFYGHPVPFEDYHEYVENLSRPRLTKEQVETLEAQFRAQPKPTSNVKRQLAMQTNLTLPRVANWFQNRRAKEKQQKRQEEFKRMQAMKSSENLKREEISSSTDARRTQYADKVSGPDHMPGENQVVSTPNDGNSNAEPLGNQSNSSHPPVKEVVSLPPSRKLDPRGPHETSTTKTVDVAEEPQSREKNALPEKSNDGLTADKLESSAWSISSQLNNALCTEPIDAPNVNSSQPPTEFRSAELWQQESDAGNKPIFCVSYSTCEAHSGLSKGRSYPNDEPVMQTFPHTAILDFGATDIRVQRQESCPSCPQKYSSQRNLVQNMTIAERSIEKELQDPQVSPPDGTIFPRRRDKKLDLAARRKRPRPAAIGIGGPSQALVGPSSMSPTTRTPTWAVSHSLRHVKSSHNLSSSLSPRYGGIRKVSAPLRSPLGMRASLDISGASSSNSDFMVPPLVATSMAPPTPLTPDDLQYLVPPTPNDAQYCLSPTDEMRCPQPFPLSHSIDIHSPPRTPHNPNVLSQPHYHSFNPLSSMSTTSYEGYSQPISNGPMLNDLWVETTVNPASMSVPEILMPKPIHIFPITQQSHSSAWSMYSNWGRLESQVPANSAMSGSKT; translated from the exons ATGGATTACATCCACACTCCATTTCCCTGTGGCGAGCACAATGTTGGTCCTTTTATTGACCCGTCCGTCGGTTATGGTGTTCCAGCTTCGTTTACCCAGTGTAACCCGCCCACGGAGCCTTGTTTTGTTTCCTATTCTCCGAGCGAGTTCCCCGGATTCCCCGGGTTTTATGGACACCCAGTACCCTTCGAGGATTACCATGAGTATGTCGAAAATCTGTCAAGACCCCGTTTGACGAAGGAACAAGTTGAGACTTTGGAGGCACAATTTCGAGCTCAGCCAAAGCCAACTAGTAATGTAAAGCGCCAGCTTGCTATGCAAACAAACCTCACTTTACCTCGAGTTGCA AACTGGTTTCAGAATCGAAGAGCcaaagaaaaacaacaaAAGCGTCAAGAGGAATTTAAAAGAATGCAAGCGATGAAAAGCTCTGAAAACctaaaaagagaagaaatttCCTCATCTACCGATGCTAGAAGAACACAATATGCGGACAAAGTTTCTGGTCCTGACCATATGCCGGGCGAGAACCAAGTTGTGTCAACCCCAAATGACGGCAACTCGAATGCAGAGCCCCTAGGAAATCAATCAAATTCATCCCATCCTCCGGTGAAGGAAGTCGTTTCTTTGCCCCCATCGCGGAAGTTAGATCCACGTGGGCCGCATGAGACAAGTACAACAAAGACCGTTGATGTTGCCGAGGAGCCTCAAAGCCGAGAAAAAAATGCCTTAccagaaaagagcaatgacGGTCTAACAGCCGATAAACTCGAATCTTCCGCTTGGTCCATCTCAAGCCAGCTTAATAACGCCCTTTGCACGGAACCTATCGATGCGCCCAACGTGAATAGCTCGCAACCGCCCACTGAATTCAGATCCGCTGAACTCTGGCAACAGGAATCAGATGCCGGCAATAAACCCATTTTTTGCGTATCTTACAGCACATGCGAGGCGCATTCCGGTTTGTCAAAAGGCCGATCGTATCCAAACGATGAGCCCGTTATGCAAACTTTCCCCCATACAGCGATTCTGGACTTTGGCGCTACAGATATAAGAGTTCAACGACAAGAGTCTTGCCCATCATGTCCACAAAAATACTCGAGTCAGAGAAACCTTGTGCAAAATATGACCATCGCTGAGCGGTCTATTGAGAAAGAGTTGCAGGATCCACAAGTCTCTCCGCCCGATGGCACTATCTTCCCACGCCGTCGTGATAAGAAGCTAGATCTTGCAGCCCGTCGAAAACGGCCGCGCCCGGCTGCTATCGGAATCGGTGGGCCAAGTCAAGCCCTTGTTGGACCCTCTTCGATGTCTCCAACTACGAGAACACCCACATGGGCGGTATCCCACTCTTTACGACACGTCAAATCTTCGCACAATCTCTCCTCGAGCTTGAGCCCAAGATATGGGGGGATACGCAAAGTTTCGGCTCCCCTCCGTTCTCCTCTAGGGATGCGAGCTTCACTAGACATTAGTGGTGCTTCATCTTCCAATTCGGATTTTATGGTTCCTCCGTTAGTGGCGACAAGCATGGCACCACCCACTCCATTGACACCAGATGATTTACAATACCTAGTTCCGCCAACTCCAAACGACGCGCAATACTGTCTCTCGCCAACAGATGAAATGCGGTGTCCCCAGCCATTTCCATTATCGCACTCCATAGACATCCATTCTCCTCCGAGAACCCCGCACAATCCCAATGTTTTATCACAGCCGCATTATCACTCTTTCAATCCATTATCATCGATGTCCACAACATCGTATGAAGGTTATTCGCAGCCCATATCAAATGGTCCTATGTTGAATGATCTGTGGGTGGAGACAACAGTAAACCCAGCAAGTATGTCGGTGCCGGAAATTCTTATGCCCAAACCCATTCATATATTCCCCATTACCCAACAAAGCCACTCAAGTGCATGGAGCATGTACAGCAACTGGGGAAGATTGGAGAGTCAAGTTCCCGCCAACTCCGCAATGTCAGGTTCAAAGACCTAA